The Actinomycetes bacterium genome has a segment encoding these proteins:
- a CDS encoding sugar phosphate isomerase/epimerase gives MVRVPRARVALSTTSTYPESTASAFELAARLGYDGVELMVFLDPVSQEIDAVRRLSDHHGVPVLAVHAPCLLITQRVWGTDPWAKLVRSKEAAEALGASTVVVHPPFRWQREYARSFVTGVGRMSEETDVVFAVENMYPWKAASREVAAYLPDWDPTDEDYEHITLDLSHTAVSGSDALAMAENLGDRLAHLHLADGSGSNRDEHLVPGRGGQPCVPVLERLARTGFDGTVVLEVSTRRAANRAEREADLAEALAFARLNLASAVPPPAPAP, from the coding sequence GTGGTGCGGGTCCCGCGCGCTCGGGTGGCGCTGTCCACCACGTCGACGTACCCCGAGTCGACGGCCTCGGCCTTCGAGCTGGCCGCGCGGCTGGGCTACGACGGGGTCGAGCTCATGGTGTTCCTCGACCCGGTGAGCCAGGAGATCGACGCCGTCCGGCGGCTGTCCGACCACCACGGCGTCCCCGTGCTCGCCGTGCACGCACCCTGCCTGCTGATCACGCAGCGGGTCTGGGGCACCGACCCGTGGGCCAAGCTGGTGCGGTCGAAGGAGGCCGCCGAGGCGCTGGGCGCCTCCACCGTCGTCGTGCACCCGCCGTTTCGGTGGCAGCGCGAGTACGCGCGCAGCTTCGTGACCGGCGTGGGGCGGATGTCGGAGGAGACCGACGTGGTCTTCGCGGTGGAGAACATGTACCCGTGGAAGGCGGCCAGCCGCGAGGTGGCTGCGTACCTGCCGGACTGGGACCCCACCGACGAGGACTACGAGCACATCACCTTGGACCTGTCGCACACCGCGGTGTCCGGGTCGGACGCGCTGGCCATGGCCGAGAACCTCGGGGACCGGCTGGCGCACCTGCACCTGGCCGACGGCTCCGGGTCCAACCGGGACGAGCACCTGGTGCCGGGCCGCGGCGGCCAGCCGTGCGTCCCGGTGCTGGAGCGGCTGGCCAGGACCGGCTTCGACGGCACCGTCGTGCTGGAGGTGTCCACCCGACGGGCGGCCAACCGGGCCGAGCGCGAGGCCGACCTCGCGGAGGCGCTGGCCTTCGCGCGGCTGAACCTCGCGTCCGCCGTCCCGCCCCCCGCCCCGGCTCCATGA
- a CDS encoding ABC transporter ATP-binding protein: MGVDDDLAVRVRGLRVVRGAREVLHGLDFDVRRGIVTGLLGPSGGGKSTLMRAIVGVQAMVTGTCEVLDLPAGSPPLRRRIGYVTQAPSVYADLTVAENLRYFAAVLGAPRTDVDRVLEQVDLADQRDQMVRELSGGQLSRSSLAVALLNSPELLVLDEPTVGLDPVLRRDLWSLFHRFADAGATLLVSSHVMDEAQRCDRLLLVRDGEIVADETEAELLARTGTPTVEAAFLALADRLESGGAA; this comes from the coding sequence GTGGGCGTTGACGACGACCTAGCGGTACGGGTGCGTGGTCTGCGGGTGGTCCGCGGCGCCCGGGAGGTGCTGCACGGGCTCGACTTCGACGTCCGCAGGGGCATCGTCACCGGGCTGCTCGGCCCCAGCGGTGGCGGCAAGTCCACCCTGATGCGGGCCATCGTCGGGGTGCAGGCCATGGTCACCGGGACCTGCGAGGTGCTCGACCTGCCCGCCGGCAGCCCACCGCTGCGCCGCCGGATCGGCTACGTCACCCAGGCTCCCTCGGTGTACGCCGACCTCACGGTGGCCGAGAACCTGCGGTACTTCGCCGCCGTCCTGGGGGCGCCGCGCACGGACGTCGACCGGGTGCTCGAGCAGGTCGACCTCGCCGACCAGCGCGACCAGATGGTCCGCGAGCTGTCCGGCGGCCAGCTGTCCCGTTCGTCGCTCGCGGTGGCCCTGCTCAACTCACCCGAGCTGCTCGTGCTCGACGAGCCCACGGTGGGCCTCGACCCGGTGCTGCGCCGCGATCTGTGGAGCCTGTTCCACCGGTTCGCCGACGCCGGCGCCACCTTGTTGGTCTCCAGCCACGTCATGGACGAGGCGCAGCGCTGCGACCGGCTGCTGCTGGTCCGGGACGGCGAGATTGTCGCCGACGAGACCGAGGCCGAGCTGCTGGCCCGCACCGGCACCCCCACCGTGGAGGCCGCATTCCTGGCCCTGGCTGACCGGCTCGAGAGTGGGGGCGCGGCATGA